The Tripterygium wilfordii isolate XIE 37 chromosome 17, ASM1340144v1, whole genome shotgun sequence genome has a window encoding:
- the LOC119982095 gene encoding endo-1,4-beta-xylanase 5-like isoform X1: MLPENLSLVLSLISLYLGQTSHASTYDYSATTECVVQPGRTHYGGGIIVNPEFNHGIEGWTTFGQGVIKEGMSEEGNRFVVAHRRTRSLDGISQKVVLEEGMLYSFSAWIQLSDGSDTVAVVFRTSHGDLIHGGKAAAKQGCWSLLKGGLVANFSGTVDILIQSKNTTGDIWIDNVSLQPFTKQQWRSHQAKSIDKVRRAKFRFKVTTNANKTVVEGAVISINHVESGFPFGCGMNYHILQSTAYQDWFALRFKFATFTNEMKWYTTEKVQGHENYTLADAMLSFAKLNGISVRGHNIFWDNPKQQPGWVKDLSPEELRIAAEKRILSVVKRYSGQLIAWDVMNENLHFHFFEDKLGENASAFYYYTAHQLDPNTTMFINEYNTIEHSKDETAHAVNYMNKLENILAFPGNKDLPIGIGLQGHFGAGEPNLAYMRSALDILGSTGYPIWLTEVDIDKCPNQAKYLEDILWEGYTHPAVKGIIIFAGPEYAGFNVTTLADRDFKNTEAGDVVDKLIREWKTENLQFKADNTGSSEISLFHGEYNVTAKHPVTDSSTSQKIKVTQNISGKTVHIHID; this comes from the exons atGCTCCCAGAAAATCTTAGCTTGGTACTCTCACTCATTTCACTGTATTTAG GTCAAACAAGTCATGCTTCGACTTACGATTATTCTGCAACAACAGAG TGTGTGGTGCAACCTGGAAGGACTCACTATGGAGGAGGAATCATAGTTAATCCAGAATTCAATCATGGGATAGAAGGGTGGACGACATTCGGACAAGGCGTCATCAAAGAAGGCATGTCAGAGGAGGGAAACAGGTTTGTCGTCGCTCATCGTAGAACACGGTCATTAGACGGTATTTCTCAGAAGGTGGTTCTTGAAGAAGGAATGCTCTATAGCTTCTCTG CTTGGATTCAATTATCGGACGGAAGTGACACAGTTGCAGTTGTGTTCAGAACTAGTCATGGTGACTTGATACATGGTGGAAAAGCAGCAGCTAAGCAAGGATGCTGGTCTTTACTCAAGGGTGGCTTGGTTGCCAATTTTTCAGGCACCGTTGACATTCTTATTCAG AGCAAGAACACAACTGGGGACATATGGATTGACAATGTCTCGTTGCAACCATTCACCAAGCAGCAATGGAGATCCCACCAGGCGAAAAGCATTGACAAG GTACGTAGAGCCAAGTTTAGGTTCAAGGTAACAACCAATGCCAACAAAACAGTAGTGGAAGGTGCTGTAATATCCATCAATCATGTCGAGTCGGGCTTTCCATTCGGATGTGGCATGAACTACCACATCCTGCAAAGCACAGCTTACCAGGACTGGTTTGCCTTAAGATTCAAGTTTGCCACTTTCACCAATGAAATGAAATGGTACACTACAGAGAAAGTACAAGGCCATGAAAACTATACCCTCGCGGACGCCATGTTAAGCTTCGCCAAACTGAACGGTATTTCTGTCAGAGGTCACAACATATTCTGGGACAATCCGAAGCAACAGCCCGGTTGGGTTAAAGACCTTTCTCCTGAGGAATTACGAATAGCAGCAGAAAAGAGAATACTTTCAGTTGTTAAAAGGTACTCTGGACAACTAATTGCATGGGATGTAATGAATGAGAACCTGCATTTCCACTTTTTCGAGGACAAGCTAGGCGAAAATGCCTCTGCGTTCTACTACTACACAGCTCATCAGCTTGATCCGAACACGACCATGTTCATCAATGAATACAATACAATTGAGCACAGTAAAGATGAGACAGCACATGCAGTCAATTACATGAACAAGCTTGAGAATATTCTTGCATTCCCTGGTAACAAAGACTTGCCAATAGGCATTGGATTGCAAGGCCATTTCGGCGCTGGCGAACCAAACCTCGCTTACATGAGATCTGCATTGGACATTCTAGGATCAACAGGATATCCCATTTGGCTCACAGAAGTGGATATAGACAAATGCCCAAATCAG GCAAAGTACTTGGAGGACATACTCTGGGAAGGTTACACACATCCTGCTGTTAAGGGGATTATAATTTTTGCTGGCCCCGAATACGCTGGTTTCAACGTTACCACTCTTGCAGACAGAGATTTCAAGAATACTGAAGCTGGGGATGTTGTGGATAAGCTGATTCGGGAGTGGAAAACTGAGAATCTACAATTCAAAGCAGACAATACAGGATCCTCTGAGATTTCACTGTTCCATGGGGAGTACAATGTCACTGCTAAGCACCCGGTGACCGACTCCTCGACTTCACAGAAAATTAAAGTGACACAAAACATCTCAGGAAAAACTGTTCATATTCATATTGATTGA
- the LOC119982095 gene encoding endo-1,4-beta-xylanase 5-like isoform X2 gives MLPENLSLVLSLISLYLGQTSHASTYDYSATTQCVVQPGRTHYGGGIIVNPEFNHGIEGWTTFGQGVIKEGMSEEGNRFVVAHRRTRSLDGISQKVVLEEGMLYSFSAWIQLSDGSDTVAVVFRTSHGDLIHGGKAAAKQGCWSLLKGGLVANFSGTVDILIQSKNTTGDIWIDNVSLQPFTKQQWRSHQAKSIDKVRRAKFRFKVTTNANKTVVEGAVISINHVESGFPFGCGMNYHILQSTAYQDWFALRFKFATFTNEMKWYTTEKVQGHENYTLADAMLSFAKLNGISVRGHNIFWDNPKQQPGWVKDLSPEELRIAAEKRILSVVKRYSGQLIAWDVMNENLHFHFFEDKLGENASAFYYYTAHQLDPNTTMFINEYNTIEHSKDETAHAVNYMNKLENILAFPGNKDLPIGIGLQGHFGAGEPNLAYMRSALDILGSTGYPIWLTEVDIDKCPNQAKYLEDILWEGYTHPAVKGIIIFAGPEYAGFNVTTLADRDFKNTEAGDVVDKLIREWKTENLQFKADNTGSSEISLFHGEYNVTAKHPVTDSSTSQKIKVTQNISGKTVHIHID, from the exons atGCTCCCAGAAAATCTTAGCTTGGTACTCTCACTCATTTCACTGTATTTAG GTCAAACAAGTCATGCTTCGACTTACGATTATTCTGCAACAAC TCAGTGTGTGGTGCAACCTGGAAGGACTCACTATGGAGGAGGAATCATAGTTAATCCAGAATTCAATCATGGGATAGAAGGGTGGACGACATTCGGACAAGGCGTCATCAAAGAAGGCATGTCAGAGGAGGGAAACAGGTTTGTCGTCGCTCATCGTAGAACACGGTCATTAGACGGTATTTCTCAGAAGGTGGTTCTTGAAGAAGGAATGCTCTATAGCTTCTCTG CTTGGATTCAATTATCGGACGGAAGTGACACAGTTGCAGTTGTGTTCAGAACTAGTCATGGTGACTTGATACATGGTGGAAAAGCAGCAGCTAAGCAAGGATGCTGGTCTTTACTCAAGGGTGGCTTGGTTGCCAATTTTTCAGGCACCGTTGACATTCTTATTCAG AGCAAGAACACAACTGGGGACATATGGATTGACAATGTCTCGTTGCAACCATTCACCAAGCAGCAATGGAGATCCCACCAGGCGAAAAGCATTGACAAG GTACGTAGAGCCAAGTTTAGGTTCAAGGTAACAACCAATGCCAACAAAACAGTAGTGGAAGGTGCTGTAATATCCATCAATCATGTCGAGTCGGGCTTTCCATTCGGATGTGGCATGAACTACCACATCCTGCAAAGCACAGCTTACCAGGACTGGTTTGCCTTAAGATTCAAGTTTGCCACTTTCACCAATGAAATGAAATGGTACACTACAGAGAAAGTACAAGGCCATGAAAACTATACCCTCGCGGACGCCATGTTAAGCTTCGCCAAACTGAACGGTATTTCTGTCAGAGGTCACAACATATTCTGGGACAATCCGAAGCAACAGCCCGGTTGGGTTAAAGACCTTTCTCCTGAGGAATTACGAATAGCAGCAGAAAAGAGAATACTTTCAGTTGTTAAAAGGTACTCTGGACAACTAATTGCATGGGATGTAATGAATGAGAACCTGCATTTCCACTTTTTCGAGGACAAGCTAGGCGAAAATGCCTCTGCGTTCTACTACTACACAGCTCATCAGCTTGATCCGAACACGACCATGTTCATCAATGAATACAATACAATTGAGCACAGTAAAGATGAGACAGCACATGCAGTCAATTACATGAACAAGCTTGAGAATATTCTTGCATTCCCTGGTAACAAAGACTTGCCAATAGGCATTGGATTGCAAGGCCATTTCGGCGCTGGCGAACCAAACCTCGCTTACATGAGATCTGCATTGGACATTCTAGGATCAACAGGATATCCCATTTGGCTCACAGAAGTGGATATAGACAAATGCCCAAATCAG GCAAAGTACTTGGAGGACATACTCTGGGAAGGTTACACACATCCTGCTGTTAAGGGGATTATAATTTTTGCTGGCCCCGAATACGCTGGTTTCAACGTTACCACTCTTGCAGACAGAGATTTCAAGAATACTGAAGCTGGGGATGTTGTGGATAAGCTGATTCGGGAGTGGAAAACTGAGAATCTACAATTCAAAGCAGACAATACAGGATCCTCTGAGATTTCACTGTTCCATGGGGAGTACAATGTCACTGCTAAGCACCCGGTGACCGACTCCTCGACTTCACAGAAAATTAAAGTGACACAAAACATCTCAGGAAAAACTGTTCATATTCATATTGATTGA